One Candidatus Acidulodesulfobacterium ferriphilum genomic window carries:
- a CDS encoding diguanylate cyclase translates to MSINELIKSKTFLFGIIILAAYIVISAIIYNSVILKMENDMNADNNIQLGVIKLSDSIRLTVDSAQDVVYFSQKNDKKRLKSSLLKLSALIGLTNKRFEEFNKNLEKFPFLEKTVLPFENKAYYNWKNLIVPILVTLIIHHKIMAKSAFMEPLFINMYKAGPNYAPLMEQAFEHRVKDASYFHLILNLIFITSFFLFFIILILFIFNISSKELKIQESEKKYRMLFDGVGDAVFLMEYSKEGFPARFIDANKAGLKRLGYTKGEFLNLSPLNIIPKADYDKMKNYFIELASKGYLTYEANHLTKDGKIIQVEAVDNIFDIGKTRMGVCIARDISARKGLEKKLLDSYLEYNNLVKFLPIGVYQATTDEEGRFINVNDYMVTIFEASGKEELINTKIVDLYVEGEERANVIKNIMKKGVYEFEGKRKTLKGRIIDVYIACRLKKDGYGKDMIDCVLLDITKEKELEKRLKENEELFSAIVNGMAEGVYINDTRILYANPAAVEFFGYPEKELYDMHTWDLFGEKDRPVIKANIERRLKGEQFYFEYTFHTFTKKGKEKYILFHVQTIVYQGRFVSLAIFFDITDKVLLERELEKEKLRFQELSETDPLTGIFNRRKLDNILDEYVKLAFRYNRPLSLIMFDIDHFKEINDNYGHQIGDNILIELANLIKTNLRETDFFVRFGGEEFMILMPETNLAYAKAKAESLRKLIEENVFKYIYGLTCSFGAVEYGEKDNLGNTQDIINSLIKRVDNALYRAKENGRNRVEEGL, encoded by the coding sequence ATGAGTATCAACGAATTAATCAAATCGAAAACATTTTTATTCGGCATTATTATTTTGGCCGCATATATTGTTATTTCCGCAATTATTTATAATTCTGTTATTTTAAAAATGGAAAACGATATGAATGCGGATAATAATATTCAGCTGGGGGTTATAAAACTTTCGGACAGCATAAGGCTGACCGTAGATTCCGCGCAAGATGTAGTGTATTTTTCACAGAAAAACGATAAAAAAAGGTTAAAATCATCTCTTTTAAAATTAAGCGCCTTAATAGGCCTCACAAATAAAAGGTTTGAAGAATTCAATAAAAATCTTGAAAAATTCCCTTTTTTAGAGAAGACCGTTCTTCCTTTTGAGAACAAAGCTTATTACAATTGGAAAAATTTGATAGTTCCCATTCTTGTTACCCTTATTATCCACCATAAAATTATGGCAAAAAGTGCGTTTATGGAACCTTTATTCATTAATATGTATAAAGCCGGTCCGAATTATGCTCCTTTAATGGAACAGGCTTTCGAACACCGGGTTAAAGATGCCTCATATTTTCATCTGATTTTAAACCTGATTTTTATTACCAGTTTCTTTTTATTTTTTATAATTTTAATACTGTTTATATTTAATATTTCAAGCAAGGAGTTAAAAATACAGGAGAGCGAGAAGAAATACAGAATGCTTTTTGACGGGGTAGGGGATGCGGTTTTTTTAATGGAGTATTCTAAGGAGGGTTTTCCCGCGCGATTTATCGATGCAAACAAGGCAGGGCTTAAAAGGCTTGGCTATACTAAAGGCGAGTTTCTTAATCTTTCTCCACTTAATATAATACCGAAAGCCGATTATGACAAAATGAAAAATTATTTTATTGAGCTGGCTTCAAAAGGATATTTAACTTATGAAGCTAATCATCTTACAAAGGACGGAAAAATTATACAGGTTGAAGCGGTTGATAATATTTTCGATATCGGAAAAACAAGGATGGGTGTTTGCATAGCAAGGGATATCTCCGCAAGGAAGGGGCTTGAAAAAAAGCTTCTGGATTCCTATCTCGAATATAATAACCTTGTAAAATTTCTGCCTATCGGAGTATATCAGGCAACAACAGATGAAGAAGGACGTTTTATTAATGTAAACGATTATATGGTAACAATTTTTGAAGCAAGCGGCAAAGAAGAGTTAATTAATACCAAAATTGTGGATTTATATGTTGAAGGGGAAGAAAGAGCCAATGTTATTAAAAATATAATGAAAAAAGGGGTCTATGAATTTGAAGGGAAAAGAAAGACTTTAAAAGGCAGGATTATCGATGTGTATATTGCCTGCCGCTTGAAAAAAGATGGCTACGGAAAAGATATGATAGATTGCGTGCTTTTGGACATTACTAAAGAGAAAGAATTAGAAAAGAGGTTAAAGGAGAACGAGGAACTTTTTAGCGCTATAGTTAACGGTATGGCCGAAGGGGTTTACATTAATGACACGAGGATACTTTATGCCAATCCCGCAGCCGTGGAGTTTTTTGGTTATCCGGAAAAAGAACTCTACGATATGCACACATGGGATTTATTTGGGGAAAAAGATAGACCTGTTATCAAAGCCAATATAGAAAGAAGGCTTAAGGGAGAACAATTTTATTTTGAATACACTTTTCATACTTTTACCAAAAAGGGCAAAGAAAAATATATATTGTTTCATGTCCAAACCATTGTTTATCAAGGGCGGTTCGTCTCTCTCGCTATATTTTTCGATATAACCGATAAGGTGTTGCTGGAAAGGGAATTAGAAAAAGAGAAATTACGCTTTCAAGAGTTATCCGAAACAGACCCTCTTACGGGGATTTTTAACAGGAGAAAATTAGATAATATTTTAGACGAGTATGTTAAACTGGCGTTTAGATATAATAGGCCGCTGTCTCTAATTATGTTCGATATAGACCACTTTAAAGAAATAAACGATAATTACGGCCATCAGATAGGAGATAATATTTTGATCGAGCTTGCTAATCTTATAAAAACCAATTTAAGGGAAACCGATTTTTTTGTCAGATTTGGCGGAGAAGAGTTTATGATATTAATGCCCGAAACCAATTTAGCTTACGCAAAAGCAAAGGCTGAAAGCCTAAGAAAATTAATCGAGGAAAATGTCTTTAAATATATTTACGGGCTTACCTGTAGTTTCGGGGCTGTAGAATATGGCGAAAAAGATAATTTGGGTAATACGCAAGACATCATTAACAGTCTTATTAAGCGGGTTGATAATGCCTTATACAGGGCAAAAGAAAACGGAAGAAACAGGGTGGAAGAAGGCCTTTAA
- a CDS encoding MBL fold metallo-hydrolase, producing MIIKSFGAAKNVTGSCHLLTGDKDGINIMVDCGLFQERDFEDKNYELDFDPKKIDYLILTHAHIDHCGRIPFLVKNGFKGQILCTKPTYQLSKILLLDTGKIIFENYKYELKKSLRKNEKKPELLYDESDVLNSFDFFNPVLEYDKPYDLKNGFVVEIRDAGHILGSSFVKIKKGDKSVIFSGDLGNKEKPIVKNFEYPDEANIVYTETTYGDRNHRSFQESKEEFLAAITDTLKNNGNVLIPSYATERAQDILYMLREFYEQGLLPSCKVFLDSPLALSVTDIFVQNFSYFKEDKIPLFKKGDPFDFPYLNIVRDIEESKQINNVSGRAIIIAGSGMLHGGRILHHLKHNIWKKENAVIFVGYQAKGTLGRLIVEKEKEVNILGESFKVNAQIHTINGFSSHADQNELIEWITAVKTKPQKVCLVHGDENVMKIYKDKLKQNGFNAYIPDYGEEINI from the coding sequence ATGATTATAAAATCCTTCGGAGCCGCAAAAAATGTGACCGGAAGCTGCCACCTGTTAACCGGCGATAAAGACGGCATCAATATAATGGTGGATTGCGGACTGTTTCAGGAAAGGGATTTTGAGGATAAAAATTATGAACTGGATTTCGATCCTAAAAAGATTGATTATTTAATACTTACCCATGCCCATATAGACCATTGCGGCAGAATCCCTTTTTTGGTAAAAAACGGATTTAAAGGGCAAATTTTATGCACTAAACCGACATATCAACTTTCAAAGATTTTGCTTTTGGATACCGGAAAGATAATATTTGAAAATTATAAATACGAATTAAAAAAATCTTTAAGGAAAAACGAAAAAAAGCCGGAACTTTTATATGACGAATCAGATGTTTTAAACTCGTTCGATTTTTTTAATCCTGTTTTAGAATACGATAAGCCTTACGATTTAAAAAACGGGTTTGTTGTAGAAATTCGCGACGCAGGACATATTCTGGGTTCATCTTTCGTAAAAATAAAGAAGGGTGATAAATCGGTTATCTTTTCAGGTGATTTGGGAAACAAAGAAAAACCTATAGTTAAAAACTTTGAATATCCCGATGAAGCAAATATAGTGTACACCGAAACAACTTACGGAGACAGAAATCACAGAAGTTTTCAGGAATCTAAAGAAGAATTTTTAGCGGCAATCACGGATACGCTCAAAAACAACGGCAATGTTTTGATTCCAAGCTATGCTACGGAGAGGGCGCAGGATATACTTTATATGCTTAGGGAATTTTACGAACAGGGTCTTCTTCCGTCATGCAAGGTGTTTTTGGATTCCCCGCTTGCTTTAAGTGTAACCGATATATTTGTTCAAAATTTTTCTTATTTTAAAGAGGATAAAATTCCGCTTTTTAAAAAAGGCGACCCCTTCGACTTTCCGTATTTAAATATCGTAAGAGATATCGAAGAATCGAAGCAAATTAATAATGTATCAGGAAGGGCTATTATCATTGCCGGAAGCGGAATGCTTCACGGCGGCAGGATTCTCCATCATTTAAAGCATAACATCTGGAAAAAAGAAAATGCCGTTATATTTGTCGGCTATCAAGCTAAGGGGACTCTGGGAAGGCTTATAGTCGAAAAAGAAAAAGAAGTGAATATTTTAGGCGAAAGCTTTAAAGTAAATGCGCAGATTCATACGATAAACGGGTTCTCGTCTCATGCGGACCAGAATGAACTTATAGAATGGATAACCGCCGTAAAGACCAAGCCTCAAAAAGTATGCTTAGTCCACGGCGACGAAAATGTTATGAAAATATATAAAGACAAGCTCAAACAAAACGGATTTAATGCCTATATTCCGGACTATGGCGAGGAAATCAATATCTGA
- a CDS encoding diguanylate cyclase, which yields MEKLDICKNVLSNIPDGFIFYDTNNTIIDYNEAFMEIYGLDKKGIELRGSKASDLFKLIKVDKSIKTLVPFFPKKINGDAENAPKQLKTIISRKLNHKVKYIRRITTPIYNDDGKYSGRFCILTDITEVKENENKLKKQKEELLSTQERLRKFNDFIKKIQGEINEEDIYHDALIFLKQNVKANQILIKNIDFDSQRVNIVTSLKPVGDVFIESKEVTHNPSLCYIIRENKPFTVKDINEDYTCRYHIYPQKSGGYICVPISFNSRVQGLIHIFNLEKDYFTDEVVNFVVDVANTISSYIMALKVYKEAHFYATVDPLTEAFNRRFAESFLEKEIARAGRNKAIFSILMFDLDNFKDINDKYGHKIGDITLKMFVNFLKESLRSCDVISRFGGDEFMVILPDTDAGGAKSIIKKIKDELKNKKFILEDDAIINLSTSMGFATYLEDGKTIDDLYLKGDKRLYKMKKSIHSKLLAGR from the coding sequence ATGGAAAAGCTCGATATTTGCAAAAATGTGCTTTCAAATATTCCAGACGGCTTTATATTTTACGATACAAATAACACGATAATCGACTATAACGAAGCTTTTATGGAAATATACGGACTTGACAAAAAAGGAATTGAATTAAGGGGTTCCAAAGCTTCGGATTTATTTAAATTGATAAAAGTCGATAAATCTATTAAAACTCTGGTGCCTTTCTTTCCCAAAAAAATTAACGGCGATGCCGAAAACGCTCCAAAACAGCTTAAAACTATTATATCCCGCAAGTTAAACCATAAAGTTAAATACATAAGAAGGATTACCACTCCTATTTACAATGATGACGGCAAGTATTCAGGCAGGTTTTGCATATTAACGGATATAACCGAAGTAAAAGAAAATGAAAATAAACTTAAAAAACAAAAAGAGGAATTGCTTAGTACGCAGGAAAGGCTCAGGAAATTTAACGATTTTATCAAAAAAATTCAAGGGGAAATAAACGAAGAGGATATTTATCATGATGCGCTTATTTTTTTAAAACAAAATGTAAAAGCTAATCAGATATTAATAAAAAATATAGATTTTGACTCGCAAAGGGTTAATATCGTAACCTCGTTAAAACCTGTCGGCGATGTCTTTATCGAATCTAAAGAGGTTACCCATAACCCTTCGCTTTGTTATATAATAAGAGAAAATAAGCCTTTTACCGTAAAAGATATAAATGAGGACTATACCTGCCGCTACCATATATATCCCCAAAAAAGTGGCGGTTATATATGTGTCCCCATATCTTTTAATTCAAGAGTTCAGGGGTTAATTCATATTTTTAATCTGGAAAAAGATTACTTTACGGATGAAGTAGTAAACTTTGTAGTTGATGTTGCCAACACCATATCATCCTACATAATGGCGCTAAAGGTATATAAAGAAGCTCATTTTTACGCAACCGTCGATCCCCTGACAGAGGCTTTCAATAGAAGATTTGCCGAAAGTTTTTTGGAAAAAGAGATAGCAAGGGCAGGCAGGAACAAAGCTATATTTTCAATTTTAATGTTCGACCTCGATAATTTTAAAGATATTAACGATAAGTACGGACATAAAATCGGTGACATAACATTAAAAATGTTTGTTAATTTTTTAAAGGAATCTTTAAGAAGCTGTGATGTCATATCGAGATTCGGGGGAGACGAGTTTATGGTGATACTTCCGGACACCGACGCAGGCGGCGCTAAGAGCATAATTAAAAAGATAAAAGACGAGCTTAAAAACAAGAAATTTATATTGGAAGATGATGCAATAATAAATCTTAGTACTTCGATGGGTTTTGCGACATATCTTGAAGACGGAAAAACAATTGACGATTTGTATCTAAAGGGCGATAAAAGGCTTTATAAAATGAAAAAATCTATTCATTCTAAATTATTAGCCGGCCGTTAA
- a CDS encoding DNA-binding protein, producing MNNNEEKLYGMHEAAEYLGICYRTMQNIVYAREIGFVRIRKYYKFRESDLKKYIEKNYIKPVN from the coding sequence ATGAACAATAATGAAGAAAAATTATACGGTATGCATGAAGCGGCAGAATATCTTGGAATCTGCTACCGCACTATGCAAAATATCGTCTATGCAAGGGAGATCGGTTTCGTAAGAATAAGGAAATATTACAAGTTTCGCGAATCTGACCTTAAAAAATATATAGAAAAGAATTACATAAAACCGGTTAATTAA
- a CDS encoding BrnT family toxin, which translates to MNFEWDESKSNSNKIKHGIDFETAKNIFLDENRIEIIAPYPIENRFITIGKLNRKLWTVIFTIRGNAIRIISARRSRKKEVKLYEEKYFN; encoded by the coding sequence ATGAATTTCGAATGGGACGAGTCCAAAAGTAATTCAAATAAAATTAAACACGGCATTGATTTTGAAACCGCAAAAAATATATTTTTAGATGAAAACCGTATTGAAATTATTGCCCCATATCCGATAGAAAATAGATTTATTACCATAGGAAAACTTAACAGAAAATTATGGACGGTTATTTTTACGATAAGGGGAAACGCCATAAGAATTATTTCGGCAAGACGTTCAAGAAAAAAAGAGGTAAAATTATATGAAGAAAAATATTTTAACTAA
- a CDS encoding CopG family transcriptional regulator, with protein sequence MKKNILTKTAEEFDRRFDEGEDITDLIDISKAVITRGGKKVRLTIDVSESLVKEIDDIRMKIGVDRGALVKIWLYERVKQEKGVR encoded by the coding sequence ATGAAGAAAAATATTTTAACTAAAACCGCAGAAGAATTCGACCGCCGTTTCGACGAAGGAGAGGACATTACCGACCTTATTGACATTTCTAAGGCCGTTATAACGCGCGGAGGTAAAAAAGTTCGCCTTACAATCGACGTATCAGAGTCTTTAGTTAAAGAAATAGACGATATAAGAATGAAAATAGGCGTAGATAGGGGTGCGTTGGTTAAAATCTGGCTTTACGAAAGAGTTAAGCAGGAAAAAGGCGTAAGATAG
- a CDS encoding EAL domain-containing protein translates to MNFKYLENLTKVVEGVLSNYNITYAWIGIKKDNFLIQPILSIGFEKSFLDEIEIRWDDSKYGNGPTGRSVKSGKPVVLNDVNNDPSYKSFLVYAEKYGYKSSAAIPLKMDDTILGSLNVYSKRKNYFSDRLMSEITAFSEALSPLIYNTIIKEPHLNEKLTEYMEVLYDITLNINKGVMSDLNINYLILDALSIIEKLLMADGSEFIIYNRTTHKPELNVPSKLWIKNFRKSSSDEVFHGITPALDFLLSSSKPYTYDYTKFPPAIPFYLKKGLKTIGGASMKAYVYDRQYEAVLVLARKYNKLFKESELSLLRLLSQLFFSSYAVNKYMSNITALSKDLDILSHIDVLTNTYNKESFMMLLNEEINRYKIAKESFVIGIIDIDNFSHINDTYGYSIGDILIKMVAEYLEESLSKFGIIARLSGDEFGVIMQNTTKKIANSTLNKLISDLSDKKFNLDNISLNLGITAGIAEFPSDASLTDELLSIADNALHFAKEEGKSMVGYKEIAKNYIIKSSKTDLIYKAIEQDLFLPAFQPIRNIGDLAIYGYESLARIRMNGAVYSAYEFIDTIEKLNLINKLDFILMEKAFDIFNRFSMDNAIETKLFYNINPGMFKNVKNIDELKKTIRKHNMEGKLFFEITERETLPNLEGFSKFVKIMDEEGIFFVLDDFGSGYSSLNYLKYLPSTPIIKIDGSFIKNCHKNKRDASLVEGIATLAKSIDIIPLAEFVENEEILTELKQRGIELVQGYYTGEPSFDISL, encoded by the coding sequence ATGAATTTTAAATATCTGGAAAACCTTACAAAGGTGGTCGAAGGAGTACTTTCAAATTATAACATAACCTATGCATGGATAGGTATAAAAAAAGATAATTTCCTAATCCAGCCGATTCTTTCCATAGGATTCGAAAAATCTTTTCTCGATGAAATCGAGATAAGATGGGACGACTCGAAATACGGAAACGGTCCGACGGGAAGATCGGTTAAAAGCGGCAAGCCCGTTGTATTAAACGATGTAAATAACGACCCCTCCTATAAATCTTTTTTAGTTTATGCCGAAAAATACGGCTATAAATCCTCTGCGGCAATTCCCCTTAAAATGGACGATACAATTTTAGGTTCGCTCAATGTCTATTCTAAAAGAAAAAACTATTTCTCGGACAGGCTAATGAGTGAAATCACGGCTTTTAGCGAAGCGTTATCCCCGCTCATATATAATACGATAATCAAAGAACCGCATCTCAATGAAAAACTGACGGAATACATGGAAGTGCTTTACGATATAACACTCAATATAAATAAGGGGGTAATGTCCGATTTAAATATAAATTACTTAATCTTAGACGCATTATCCATTATCGAAAAACTGCTTATGGCTGACGGTTCCGAATTTATAATTTATAATAGAACGACGCATAAGCCCGAATTAAATGTTCCTTCGAAACTATGGATAAAAAATTTTAGGAAATCGTCTTCGGATGAAGTTTTTCATGGAATAACGCCTGCCCTTGATTTTTTACTCAGCAGCTCGAAACCTTACACCTATGACTATACGAAATTTCCTCCCGCCATCCCGTTTTATTTAAAAAAGGGGCTTAAAACCATAGGCGGCGCTTCTATGAAGGCATACGTGTATGACAGGCAGTATGAAGCCGTGCTAGTTCTTGCGAGAAAATATAACAAGTTGTTTAAAGAAAGCGAACTCAGCCTGCTCCGGCTCCTATCACAGCTTTTTTTCTCGAGCTATGCCGTAAACAAGTATATGTCGAATATAACCGCTCTCAGTAAAGACCTCGATATTCTTTCCCATATCGATGTTTTAACGAATACATATAACAAAGAATCCTTTATGATGCTTCTTAACGAAGAAATAAACCGCTATAAAATAGCAAAGGAAAGTTTTGTTATCGGGATAATCGACATCGATAATTTTAGCCACATAAACGATACTTACGGCTACTCGATAGGCGACATCCTGATAAAAATGGTTGCCGAATACTTAGAAGAAAGCCTTTCAAAATTTGGAATAATAGCGAGGTTAAGCGGTGATGAATTTGGCGTGATTATGCAAAACACGACTAAAAAAATTGCAAATTCTACTTTAAATAAGCTGATTTCGGATTTATCCGATAAAAAGTTTAATTTGGACAATATCTCGTTAAATTTAGGCATCACGGCAGGCATTGCAGAATTTCCGTCCGACGCGTCTCTCACGGATGAACTTCTGTCCATTGCCGATAACGCCCTTCATTTTGCCAAAGAAGAAGGAAAAAGCATGGTGGGGTATAAGGAAATTGCAAAAAATTATATAATTAAAAGCTCCAAGACCGATTTAATTTACAAAGCTATCGAACAGGACCTCTTTCTGCCCGCATTTCAACCGATAAGAAATATCGGCGATCTTGCAATTTACGGCTATGAATCCCTTGCAAGAATTAGAATGAACGGTGCGGTGTACTCGGCCTACGAATTTATTGACACGATAGAAAAGCTTAATCTTATTAACAAACTCGATTTTATTTTAATGGAAAAGGCTTTTGATATTTTTAACAGGTTTTCAATGGATAACGCAATAGAAACAAAGCTTTTTTATAATATAAATCCCGGCATGTTTAAAAACGTAAAAAATATCGACGAATTAAAGAAAACAATTAGAAAACATAATATGGAAGGAAAATTGTTCTTCGAAATTACGGAAAGAGAAACTCTCCCAAATTTAGAAGGATTTTCAAAATTTGTTAAGATTATGGACGAAGAGGGAATATTTTTTGTGCTGGACGACTTTGGAAGCGGATATTCTTCCCTTAATTATCTTAAGTATCTTCCATCGACCCCTATTATAAAAATCGACGGCTCTTTCATTAAAAACTGCCATAAGAATAAAAGGGATGCCAGCCTTGTCGAGGGAATAGCGACACTGGCAAAAAGCATAGATATCATCCCGTTAGCCGAATTTGTCGAAAACGAAGAAATACTGACCGAATTAAAACAGAGGGGCATAGAGCTTGTTCAAGGATATTACACAGGCGAGCCTTCATTCGATATCAGCCTTTAA